Proteins encoded by one window of Roseibium sp. Sym1:
- a CDS encoding TRAP transporter small permease subunit — protein sequence MMTTDPGGRSSSERPVTYIRFDGWLGHVENAFNMFAAFSILALMLLAVAQVLGRLAFNTPIPGFIDITEQAMAIFAFAGVAYCQRVGGHIRMEIVLGRLSGRTLYICEMVGVILIAFTVALLIWGSLFHFERALNIGDSTMDIRLPTWPSKFMIPLALSLLFLRLLMQVYGYARLVANPAREPIAVPVIEDVEEHAKHEIEEAFGDDLDEGEAK from the coding sequence ATGATGACGACTGATCCCGGTGGACGTTCCTCTTCGGAACGCCCGGTTACGTATATCCGTTTCGACGGCTGGCTCGGCCATGTCGAAAACGCCTTCAACATGTTCGCGGCTTTCTCGATTCTCGCCTTGATGCTGCTGGCCGTCGCCCAGGTACTGGGGCGTCTGGCCTTCAACACGCCGATCCCCGGCTTTATCGACATCACGGAACAGGCCATGGCGATCTTCGCCTTTGCGGGCGTCGCCTACTGTCAGCGTGTCGGCGGCCATATCCGGATGGAGATCGTGCTCGGCAGGCTCAGTGGCCGAACGCTCTACATCTGCGAGATGGTCGGCGTCATCCTGATCGCCTTCACCGTTGCGTTGCTGATCTGGGGGTCGCTGTTTCACTTCGAACGCGCCCTGAACATTGGCGACAGCACCATGGACATCCGGCTGCCGACCTGGCCGTCCAAGTTCATGATCCCCCTGGCACTGAGCCTCCTGTTTCTGCGTTTGCTGATGCAGGTCTACGGCTATGCCCGACTGGTCGCGAACCCTGCGCGCGAACCGATTGCCGTGCCGGTGATTGAAGACGTCGAGGAGCACGCCAAACATGAAATCGAAGAAGCCTTTGGTGACGACCTCGACGAAGGAGAGGCCAAATGA